In Aestuariibaculum lutulentum, one DNA window encodes the following:
- a CDS encoding TonB-dependent receptor plug domain-containing protein — MNRNFILSIIYGLCFLMFLPVNGQTHQEKQSLFSVLKILEGRYNISFSYADASIKEKAAPLPSKDLSLQDALDLLNIQTSLEFEILDSRFVAIKERIVSEESSFKVQRLDEIIVSKYLTNGIEKLNDGAITINTEAFGILPGLIEPDVLQTIQALPGIISTDETVSNINIRGGTHDQNLFLWDGIKMYQSGHFFGLISAFNPYTTEKINVYKNGSSARYGDGISSVIDMKLPNTIDNEFKAGLGFNLINADGFAKIPLSKKTELQISSRRSLTDLIATPTYDQYFKRIFQDSDLTNTSSSNSISQNEKFYFYDVALKFLYDITENDKIRFHFLNVNNFLNYDEQSTNNNRDEALNSSLRQENLAASVTYTRDWNETLSTTSQIYVSNYDLDATNFDIINNQRLIQENEVYDGSVKLNINYTPNYQFKINGGYQFTEVGISNLEDVNNPYFRSYIKEVIRSHAAYAETQYLSNNAQTKLHFGGRLNYFPKFDKVLIEPRLSFSQRFLNNFRLEILGELKSQTTTQIIDLQNDFLGIEKRRWVLANNYTEITTKDNQTIFPVPILKSKQISTGIHYNKNELLISLETYLKKIDGITTRSQGFQNQYQFVHALGSYDIKGLDVLINKQFGNTVSSWVSYSYSINDYTFDSLNNGQSFPNNTDIRHAISFAGTYTNHNFKFALGVNWHSGKPTTEPDNTDSPDDDVITYATPNSSNLKDYLRTDCSATYAFNISDAAKATVGASIWNLLNHSNIINSYYTLDAANNVNKVENHSLGITPNVSFRVRF, encoded by the coding sequence GTGAATAGAAACTTTATACTTTCTATTATTTACGGATTATGTTTTTTGATGTTTTTACCGGTTAACGGACAAACCCATCAAGAAAAGCAATCTCTTTTTTCTGTTTTAAAAATTCTTGAAGGGCGCTACAACATTAGTTTCTCGTATGCCGATGCTTCCATAAAAGAAAAAGCAGCACCTTTACCTTCTAAAGACCTGAGCTTACAAGATGCATTAGACCTTTTAAATATTCAAACCTCATTAGAGTTTGAAATTTTAGATTCTCGGTTTGTTGCCATTAAAGAGCGTATCGTATCTGAAGAATCTTCTTTTAAAGTACAGCGTCTTGATGAAATTATTGTTTCAAAGTATCTTACCAATGGTATAGAAAAACTAAATGACGGTGCCATTACCATAAACACAGAAGCCTTTGGCATTCTTCCCGGATTAATAGAACCCGATGTATTACAAACCATCCAGGCACTTCCCGGAATTATAAGCACCGATGAAACAGTTTCCAACATCAATATTCGAGGCGGCACTCACGACCAGAACCTCTTTCTTTGGGACGGCATTAAAATGTATCAGTCAGGTCATTTTTTCGGATTAATTTCGGCTTTCAACCCCTATACAACCGAAAAAATAAACGTTTACAAAAACGGAAGCAGTGCCAGATATGGCGATGGTATTTCCAGCGTTATCGACATGAAATTACCCAATACTATTGATAACGAATTTAAAGCAGGTCTTGGCTTCAACCTAATTAATGCCGATGGTTTTGCGAAAATTCCACTATCAAAAAAAACAGAGTTACAGATATCCAGCAGACGCTCACTTACCGATTTAATTGCCACACCAACCTACGACCAATACTTTAAACGCATTTTTCAGGATTCCGATTTAACCAATACCTCAAGTTCTAATTCAATTTCGCAAAACGAAAAGTTCTATTTCTACGATGTGGCTTTAAAATTTCTTTACGACATCACAGAAAATGACAAAATCCGTTTTCATTTTTTGAATGTAAATAACTTTTTAAATTACGACGAGCAATCTACCAATAACAATAGAGACGAAGCCTTAAACAGCAGTTTAAGACAAGAAAACTTAGCAGCCAGTGTCACCTATACCAGAGATTGGAATGAAACATTATCGACCACTTCTCAAATTTATGTTTCCAACTACGATTTAGATGCCACCAATTTTGACATTATTAATAACCAACGCCTGATTCAGGAAAATGAAGTTTACGATGGCTCTGTTAAATTGAATATTAATTACACCCCGAATTACCAGTTTAAAATTAACGGAGGTTATCAATTTACAGAAGTTGGCATCAGTAATTTAGAGGATGTTAACAATCCTTATTTCAGAAGTTATATTAAAGAAGTCATTCGTAGTCATGCGGCTTATGCCGAAACCCAATATTTATCTAATAATGCACAAACAAAACTTCATTTTGGCGGGCGCTTAAACTACTTTCCTAAATTCGACAAAGTTTTAATTGAACCACGATTAAGTTTTAGTCAACGGTTTTTAAACAACTTCAGGCTGGAAATTTTAGGAGAGTTAAAAAGCCAGACTACTACGCAAATTATCGATTTACAAAACGATTTTTTAGGCATTGAAAAACGCCGATGGGTTTTAGCAAACAATTATACCGAAATCACTACAAAGGATAATCAGACTATTTTTCCCGTGCCTATTTTAAAGAGCAAACAAATATCTACCGGAATTCATTATAACAAAAACGAATTACTCATTAGTCTGGAAACTTACTTAAAAAAGATAGACGGCATTACTACCCGAAGTCAGGGATTTCAAAACCAGTATCAGTTTGTGCATGCTTTAGGAAGCTACGATATTAAAGGTTTAGATGTACTAATTAATAAACAGTTTGGAAATACGGTGAGTTCATGGGTTTCCTATTCTTACAGCATTAACGACTATACTTTCGATAGTTTAAACAATGGACAATCATTCCCGAATAATACCGACATCAGACACGCCATTTCTTTTGCAGGAACCTATACCAATCATAATTTTAAATTTGCCTTAGGTGTTAACTGGCATTCTGGAAAACCAACCACAGAACCCGACAATACCGACAGTCCGGATGACGATGTGATTACGTATGCAACCCCCAATAGTTCAAACCTTAAAGATTATTTACGAACCGATTGTTCGGCAACGTATGCTTTTAATATTTCAGATGCAGCTAAAGCCACGGTTGGCGCTTCTATATGGAACCTTTTAAATCATAGTAACATCATTAACAGCTACTATACTTTAGACGCTGCCAATAATGTAAACAAAGTTGAAAATCATTCGTTAGGCATCACGCCTAACGTGAGTTTTAGAGTAAGGTTTTAA
- a CDS encoding FecR family protein — MDREQLISKWLNNELNNQELEAFKKLEDYEDLIQLNKALLSFKSEEYNTAEALDQVLNTINSSKKTTTPWTKYMVRVAAVLAICFSLYYYTTTLDTTYTTDIAEKTFIELPDQSVVNLNAKSTLVFNKSDWKNEREVNLSGEAFFKVSKGSSFHVKTKTGTITVYGTQFNVKQREQFFEVICYEGLVGVTYNSQETKLKPGDSFLILNGKFIAKEKEKNLEPSWLNNESTFKSLPYKQVITEFERQYGVNIKLLNIDENQLFSGSFTHNNLDIALKSITVPLHITYSKTNNTITLKGE, encoded by the coding sequence ATGGATAGAGAACAATTAATATCGAAATGGTTAAATAACGAACTGAACAATCAGGAACTTGAAGCCTTTAAAAAGCTTGAAGATTATGAAGATTTAATTCAGTTGAACAAAGCCTTGCTGAGCTTTAAATCTGAAGAATACAATACGGCTGAAGCTTTAGATCAGGTTTTAAACACAATTAACAGTTCGAAAAAAACAACAACTCCTTGGACAAAATACATGGTTCGGGTTGCCGCGGTATTAGCTATTTGTTTCAGTTTATATTACTATACAACTACTTTAGACACGACCTACACTACCGATATAGCTGAAAAAACATTTATAGAACTACCCGACCAATCTGTTGTAAACTTAAATGCCAAATCGACTTTAGTTTTTAATAAAAGTGATTGGAAAAATGAACGCGAAGTCAACCTTTCTGGAGAAGCTTTTTTTAAAGTTTCTAAAGGATCTTCGTTTCATGTAAAAACCAAAACCGGTACTATTACCGTATATGGTACACAGTTTAACGTTAAACAACGTGAACAGTTTTTTGAAGTTATTTGCTACGAAGGTTTAGTTGGAGTGACTTACAATTCACAAGAGACTAAATTAAAACCTGGTGACAGTTTTTTAATTCTAAACGGGAAATTTATTGCTAAAGAAAAAGAAAAAAACCTAGAACCTTCGTGGTTAAATAATGAAAGCACCTTTAAAAGTTTACCTTACAAACAAGTCATTACTGAATTCGAAAGACAATACGGCGTGAACATTAAACTATTAAACATAGATGAAAACCAATTATTTTCTGGTAGTTTCACCCATAATAATTTAGATATTGCACTAAAATCTATCACCGTACCGTTACATATAACCTATAGTAAAACAAACAATACTATAACATTAAAAGGTGAATAG
- a CDS encoding RNA polymerase sigma factor: MPKSIQDNICEERLFSSIFNKYAKDLRNFLYYKFGEQLNPKDKVQEAFVKLWENCGKVTPEKAKSFVFTTANNLMLNEAAHQKVILKYQGTKPTHYTNENPEFLMQEDEYRKKVQLALANLTDAQREAFLMNRIEGKRFKEIAEILDISTKAVEKRIYGALEKLRKDIKEL; encoded by the coding sequence ATGCCAAAATCGATACAGGATAATATATGCGAAGAACGTTTGTTTTCTTCCATTTTTAATAAATACGCCAAAGATTTACGCAACTTTTTATATTATAAATTCGGAGAGCAACTTAACCCAAAAGATAAAGTACAGGAGGCTTTTGTAAAACTCTGGGAAAACTGCGGAAAAGTTACTCCAGAAAAAGCCAAGAGTTTTGTATTTACTACCGCAAACAACTTAATGCTAAATGAAGCTGCGCACCAAAAAGTGATATTAAAATATCAAGGAACAAAACCTACACATTATACTAATGAAAATCCTGAATTTTTAATGCAGGAGGATGAATACCGTAAAAAAGTTCAGCTCGCCTTAGCCAATTTAACAGATGCTCAGCGTGAAGCCTTTTTAATGAATAGAATTGAAGGCAAGCGATTTAAGGAAATAGCCGAGATTTTAGACATATCAACAAAAGCCGTTGAAAAACGCATTTACGGCGCTCTTGAAAAATTGAGAAAAGACATTAAAGAACTGTAA
- the ffh gene encoding signal recognition particle protein: MFNNLSDKLDKALHVLKGHGSITEVNVAETLKEVRRALLDADVNFKIAKHFTNTVKEKALGQNVLTTLQPGQLMVKIVKDELTELMGGDAEGINLSGTPSVILMSGLQGSGKTTFSGKLANYLKNKKTKKPLLVACDVYRPAAIDQLHVVGEQIGVEVFSDKGNQDPVAIAQAGIAHAKANGHNVVIIDTAGRLAVDEAMMTEISNIHAAIKPQETLFVVDSMTGQDAVNTAKAFNDVLNFDGVILTKLDGDTRGGAAISIKSVVNKPIKFIGTGEKMEAIDVFYPSRMADRILGMGDVVSLVERAQEQFDEEEARKLQKKIAKNQFGFDDFLNQIQQIKKMGNMKDLMGMIPGAGKMLKDVDIDDDAFKGIEAIIYSMTPEERTNPSIINASRKKRIGKGSGTSVQQVNQLLKQFDQMSKMMKMMQGGGAKKMMSMMRGMR, from the coding sequence ATGTTTAATAATTTAAGCGATAAATTAGATAAAGCCTTACACGTTCTTAAAGGACACGGAAGTATTACAGAAGTAAACGTTGCAGAGACTTTAAAGGAAGTAAGACGTGCTTTACTGGATGCCGATGTTAACTTTAAAATAGCAAAACATTTTACAAATACCGTTAAGGAAAAAGCACTGGGGCAAAATGTATTAACGACATTACAGCCTGGGCAATTAATGGTTAAAATCGTAAAAGACGAGTTAACCGAATTAATGGGAGGTGATGCCGAAGGAATCAACTTGTCAGGTACACCAAGTGTTATTTTAATGTCAGGTTTACAAGGTTCTGGTAAAACAACCTTTTCTGGTAAGCTTGCTAATTATCTTAAAAATAAAAAAACAAAGAAACCTTTATTAGTAGCCTGTGACGTGTATCGTCCTGCGGCAATCGACCAGTTACATGTGGTTGGAGAGCAGATAGGTGTAGAGGTTTTTAGCGATAAAGGAAATCAAGATCCGGTAGCGATTGCTCAGGCAGGTATTGCACATGCCAAAGCCAACGGACATAACGTGGTGATTATAGATACCGCTGGTCGTTTAGCTGTTGATGAGGCCATGATGACTGAAATCTCAAACATTCACGCAGCTATTAAACCACAGGAAACCTTATTTGTTGTAGATTCTATGACAGGTCAGGATGCTGTAAACACCGCGAAAGCCTTCAACGATGTATTGAATTTCGACGGTGTTATTCTTACTAAATTAGACGGTGATACACGTGGTGGTGCAGCCATTTCAATTAAATCGGTAGTGAATAAACCAATTAAGTTTATTGGTACTGGTGAGAAAATGGAAGCGATCGATGTGTTCTATCCGTCACGTATGGCAGATCGTATCCTTGGTATGGGAGACGTGGTGTCGTTAGTAGAGCGTGCGCAAGAGCAGTTTGATGAAGAGGAAGCACGTAAGCTTCAAAAGAAAATTGCTAAAAACCAGTTTGGTTTCGACGATTTCTTAAATCAGATTCAGCAAATTAAGAAAATGGGTAACATGAAAGACCTTATGGGCATGATACCTGGTGCTGGAAAAATGTTGAAAGATGTCGATATTGATGATGATGCCTTTAAAGGCATTGAAGCCATCATTTATTCAATGACACCTGAAGAAAGAACCAATCCTTCAATCATCAATGCGAGCAGAAAAAAACGTATTGGTAAAGGATCTGGAACTTCGGTACAACAAGTTAATCAGCTTTTAAAGCAATTCGATCAAATGAGCAAAATGATGAAGATGATGCAGGGTGGTGGTGCTAAAAAGATGATGAGCATGATGCGAGGCATGCGTTAA
- the folD gene encoding bifunctional methylenetetrahydrofolate dehydrogenase/methenyltetrahydrofolate cyclohydrolase FolD has translation MTILDGKKVSNDIKEEIAVEVSNMVANGEKVPHLAAILVGTDGASMTYVNAKVKACEKIGFNSTLIDLPEETTEEVLLQKIHELNTNDDIDGFIVQLPLPKHIDEQKVLMAIDPDKDVDGFHPTNVGRMALDLPTFLPATPFGIMELLERYNVETSGKNVVVMGRSHIVGRPMSILMSQKRKAGDATVTVVHSRTKNLAEITRGADIIVAAIGISEYLTGDMVKDGVVVIDVGITRVPDETKKAGYRLAGDVDFASVSPKASFITPVPGGVGPMTIAMLLKNTLLARERHA, from the coding sequence ATGACAATTTTAGACGGAAAAAAAGTAAGTAACGATATTAAAGAGGAAATCGCGGTAGAAGTGAGCAACATGGTTGCCAATGGCGAAAAGGTACCTCATTTAGCAGCGATTTTAGTAGGAACAGATGGTGCAAGTATGACTTACGTGAATGCTAAAGTAAAGGCTTGTGAAAAAATAGGATTTAATTCAACATTAATAGACTTACCAGAGGAAACAACTGAGGAAGTGTTATTACAAAAAATACACGAATTAAATACCAATGACGATATCGACGGATTTATCGTGCAGTTGCCATTACCTAAGCACATCGATGAGCAAAAGGTATTAATGGCTATCGATCCAGATAAAGATGTAGATGGTTTCCATCCAACAAATGTGGGTAGAATGGCATTAGATTTACCAACGTTCCTTCCGGCAACTCCGTTTGGAATCATGGAATTATTAGAGCGTTACAATGTAGAAACCTCTGGTAAAAATGTGGTTGTTATGGGACGTAGTCATATTGTTGGTCGCCCAATGAGTATTTTAATGAGCCAGAAGCGTAAGGCTGGTGATGCAACAGTTACTGTTGTACACAGTCGTACGAAGAACTTAGCTGAGATTACTCGTGGTGCAGATATCATTGTAGCTGCTATTGGTATCTCAGAATACTTAACTGGCGATATGGTTAAAGATGGTGTAGTTGTTATTGATGTTGGAATTACTCGCGTACCAGACGAAACTAAAAAAGCGGGTTACCGTTTAGCTGGTGATGTCGATTTTGCAAGTGTAAGCCCTAAAGCAAGTTTTATTACCCCGGTACCTGGTGGTGTAGGACCAATGACGATTGCTATGCTTCTTAAAAATACCTTATTAGCAAGAGAAAGGCATGCATAG
- a CDS encoding acetate uptake transporter: MSNNKLGNPAVVGLAGFGLTTLLLQFHNLGFSGLGPVLSMGLIFGGLAQFIAGFMEQKTGNNFGFAAFTTYGAFWIGLGIIWILNHLGVYETTSFETGLYLLGFTFLTAIFWVGSLYIHSAMAVTFTTLLIGFILLDLGHFGFPVMNKVAAIDLIICALSAWYMMAVIILNDVSGKELLKNGKAWIGKK; this comes from the coding sequence ATGAGCAACAACAAATTAGGAAATCCAGCAGTGGTAGGATTAGCTGGTTTCGGTTTAACCACTTTATTGTTACAGTTTCACAACCTTGGTTTTTCTGGTTTGGGTCCTGTTTTGTCCATGGGCCTTATTTTTGGAGGATTGGCGCAGTTTATAGCAGGTTTTATGGAGCAAAAAACAGGAAATAACTTCGGTTTTGCTGCTTTTACAACTTATGGTGCATTTTGGATTGGTTTGGGTATCATTTGGATTTTGAACCACTTAGGTGTTTATGAAACAACTTCTTTTGAAACAGGTTTGTATTTACTGGGATTTACTTTTTTAACAGCTATATTCTGGGTAGGATCTTTATATATTCATTCAGCCATGGCTGTTACATTTACAACTTTATTGATTGGTTTTATCCTTTTAGATCTGGGGCATTTTGGTTTTCCAGTAATGAATAAAGTTGCAGCTATTGATTTGATTATTTGTGCACTTTCTGCCTGGTATATGATGGCTGTCATTATATTGAATGATGTTAGCGGAAAAGAATTGTTGAAGAACGGGAAAGCCTGGATTGGTAAGAAGTAA
- the rluF gene encoding 23S rRNA pseudouridine(2604) synthase RluF produces MSEELKRINKYLSEIGYCSRREADKLIDAGRVTINGSVPEMGTKIAPGDVVCVDGNEVKNTKESFVYLAFNKPVGIVCTTDTSVEKDNIIDYLNYPKRIFPIGRLDKPSEGLILLTDDGDIVNKILRASNNHEKEYIVTVDKPISQTFIERMAGGIYLEDLKKTTNKCKVEKLSTYEFKIILTQGLNRQIRRMCAYLNYEVQTLKRVRIMNIKLDTPVGEYRELTKEEFAELNKLISTSTKVFKPKTDRRSGTTSERPQQNDKRQPKRRKR; encoded by the coding sequence ATGTCGGAAGAATTAAAACGTATTAATAAATATTTAAGTGAAATTGGATACTGCTCACGCAGAGAAGCCGATAAACTTATTGATGCCGGTCGTGTAACTATAAACGGCAGTGTTCCTGAAATGGGTACTAAAATTGCACCGGGCGATGTGGTTTGTGTTGATGGTAATGAAGTAAAAAACACCAAAGAAAGCTTTGTATATCTGGCTTTCAACAAACCAGTGGGCATTGTGTGTACTACGGACACCAGCGTTGAAAAAGACAACATTATCGATTATTTAAACTACCCGAAACGCATCTTTCCTATTGGGCGATTAGATAAACCTAGTGAAGGTTTAATTCTTTTAACCGACGATGGCGATATTGTGAACAAAATTCTCCGTGCCAGCAATAACCATGAAAAAGAATATATTGTAACGGTAGACAAGCCTATTTCTCAAACTTTTATTGAGCGTATGGCTGGTGGTATTTATTTAGAGGATTTAAAGAAAACCACCAACAAATGTAAAGTAGAAAAGCTAAGCACTTACGAATTTAAAATTATATTGACTCAAGGACTAAACCGACAAATCCGTCGTATGTGTGCGTATTTAAATTACGAAGTACAGACTCTGAAACGTGTTCGCATTATGAACATTAAACTGGACACACCTGTTGGAGAATACCGTGAATTGACCAAAGAAGAGTTCGCCGAATTAAATAAACTCATTAGCACCTCAACTAAAGTCTTCAAACCAAAAACAGACAGACGTTCTGGCACAACTTCTGAAAGACCGCAACAAAACGACAAAAGGCAACCGAAACGTAGAAAGCGTTAA
- a CDS encoding alpha/beta fold hydrolase: MNNTLVKTIGKLVNTVSYLSPSYAAKKAVDIFSTPRKGKLHTEELEYLKSTKQKVFKYNGIDIHTYQWTGSKQTILLVHGWESNAYRWKDLIDIFKTEDYNIVALDAPGHGNSGHKTFNAVLYSECINMVAQAFKPDVIIGHSIGGTASALATNNHKLPIEKLIMLGAPSNFDEVIENYVKIMGYNKRVVNAMDAYYLKHFGKLPSFYSIKNFSEHLEADGLIIHDKKDRIISYRDALHISKYYKNAKLVKTKGFGHGLKNEIVYNHILEFLNA; the protein is encoded by the coding sequence ATGAATAATACCCTTGTTAAAACAATAGGTAAACTTGTTAACACAGTAAGCTACCTATCACCAAGTTATGCAGCTAAAAAAGCTGTAGATATTTTTTCAACCCCTAGAAAAGGAAAATTACACACCGAAGAATTAGAATACCTAAAATCGACCAAGCAAAAAGTTTTTAAATACAACGGTATAGACATCCACACCTATCAATGGACAGGATCTAAACAAACTATTTTACTGGTTCATGGTTGGGAAAGTAACGCCTATCGATGGAAAGATTTAATAGACATTTTTAAAACAGAAGATTATAATATTGTGGCTTTAGATGCACCAGGGCATGGTAATTCCGGACACAAAACATTTAATGCAGTTTTATATTCAGAATGCATTAATATGGTGGCTCAGGCATTTAAACCAGACGTTATTATCGGTCATTCTATTGGAGGTACGGCCTCTGCTTTAGCTACTAATAACCATAAACTTCCCATTGAAAAATTAATCATGTTAGGTGCACCTTCTAACTTTGACGAGGTTATTGAAAACTACGTTAAAATTATGGGCTACAACAAAAGAGTTGTAAATGCTATGGATGCTTATTATTTAAAACACTTCGGAAAATTACCTAGTTTTTACAGCATCAAAAACTTTTCAGAACATCTGGAAGCCGACGGATTAATTATTCACGATAAAAAGGACCGCATTATTTCGTATCGCGATGCGCTTCACATTTCAAAATACTATAAAAATGCGAAGCTGGTTAAGACCAAAGGTTTTGGTCACGGCTTAAAAAACGAAATCGTTTACAATCATATTTTAGAGTTTTTAAACGCTTAG
- a CDS encoding cupin domain-containing protein, with product MANKKYTVQNSPFVVPTTDGKVIKEHFGVATNGNNNISIAHMKAPAGWSEPFQTPEFDEYTFIISGRKQFIIEGETVILEAGQSIKIERNTRVQYSNPFTEVCEYIAICTPAFSMDLVHREEEH from the coding sequence TTGGCCAATAAAAAATACACTGTACAAAACAGTCCGTTTGTTGTACCTACAACCGATGGCAAAGTTATAAAAGAACATTTTGGCGTTGCTACAAATGGCAATAACAACATTAGTATCGCCCATATGAAAGCACCTGCCGGGTGGAGCGAACCTTTTCAAACACCTGAATTCGACGAATACACATTTATAATAAGTGGTAGAAAGCAATTTATTATTGAAGGAGAAACCGTTATTTTAGAAGCTGGCCAATCCATAAAAATAGAACGCAATACCCGAGTACAATACTCCAATCCGTTTACCGAAGTCTGCGAATACATTGCCATTTGCACACCTGCATTTTCAATGGATTTAGTACACCGAGAAGAAGAACATTAA
- a CDS encoding YitT family protein, which yields MNPFLSKLLVDVARKRLKSKSDAPVSKRQIVPLVRIFQVELAHAIKEYIFIIIGVFSAGFGLKGFLLPNHFIDGGATGISLLLNHVTSLDLSIFLILVNLPFLILASKTISLKFAIKSIAAIAFLAFVVHFIDYPTITDDKLLISVFGGFFLGLGIGLSVRGGSVIDGTEVLAIYLSRKLSLTIGDVLLLINILIFSVGAYVLSIETALYAILTYLAAAKTVDFVVDGVEEYVGVTIISTHHEELRVMLTDKLGRACTIYAGKGGFGTTGKSYDKDIIYTVVTRLELAKLQTEIDKIDRNAFIIMGVVKDLKGGMIKKKPLQGH from the coding sequence ATGAATCCGTTTTTATCCAAATTACTGGTCGATGTTGCTCGCAAAAGGCTAAAAAGCAAAAGCGATGCCCCTGTGAGTAAACGGCAAATTGTGCCACTGGTAAGGATATTTCAGGTGGAACTGGCTCACGCTATTAAAGAATACATCTTTATAATCATTGGTGTATTTTCTGCCGGATTCGGATTAAAAGGATTTTTATTACCTAATCATTTTATTGACGGAGGCGCCACTGGTATTTCATTATTACTAAACCATGTGACGTCTCTTGATTTAAGTATCTTCCTGATACTTGTCAACCTTCCCTTTTTAATATTAGCCTCAAAAACTATTAGCTTAAAATTTGCTATTAAAAGTATTGCCGCTATTGCTTTTTTAGCTTTTGTTGTTCATTTTATCGACTACCCCACCATAACCGACGATAAACTTTTAATTTCTGTTTTTGGTGGTTTTTTCCTTGGTTTAGGTATCGGATTATCTGTGCGAGGCGGCAGCGTAATAGATGGTACCGAAGTACTGGCTATTTACTTGAGCCGCAAGTTATCACTCACTATTGGAGACGTTTTACTTCTCATCAATATTTTAATATTCTCGGTTGGCGCTTATGTCCTTTCCATTGAAACGGCACTTTACGCAATTTTAACGTATCTTGCGGCCGCAAAAACTGTCGATTTTGTTGTTGATGGCGTTGAAGAATATGTTGGTGTTACCATTATATCAACACACCACGAGGAATTACGTGTCATGCTCACTGATAAACTCGGACGTGCCTGTACCATTTACGCAGGCAAAGGTGGCTTTGGAACCACAGGAAAGAGTTACGATAAAGATATTATTTACACCGTAGTCACCCGTTTAGAACTTGCAAAACTTCAAACTGAAATTGACAAAATAGACAGAAACGCCTTTATAATAATGGGGGTTGTAAAAGACCTAAAAGGCGGTATGATTAAGAAGAAACCCTTACAGGGACATTAA